In Candidatus Poribacteria bacterium, the DNA window TCTGGAACGGCTCCTCGTTGGCAAACCACTTTTGAGTGTGATTGACAAAGAGAAAGGGTACTAATCTTTTAGGATTTATGCAAAATCCCATCCTTTCCTATCAGAATCGGAAGATTGGAAGGTTCTTGGTTGGAAGATTGGAAGGTTGGTCCCCCATCCTTCCCTCCTTCTTCCGTCCTTCCATCTCCTTCTTCTTAAAAATCAGCGATTTTAACGAGCTGCTTCCCGATATTGCCGCCTTTTAGCATGCTAATGAACGCCGCGGGCGCGTTTTCGATTCCACCTTCCTCAATCGTCTCACGGTATTTCAACTTGCCCTGTCGTAACCACTCTGACATTTCAACGAGTGCTTCCGCATGCCGATCGGCGTACTCAGAAACGAGGAAGCCTTCGATTCTTGCGCGCTTGGTAATCATATTCCAGAGGAAACGCGGTCCTGTCTCCGGTTTCTCTAAATTATATTGTGAAATCTGTCCACAGATGACGACGCGTCCCTTGATCCTTAAATTGGGGAAAACAGCATCCGTGATGGCTCCGCCGACGTTGTCGAAATAGACATCAATGCCATCCGGAAGGAGTCTCTGGAGCTCCTCGTGATAATCATCAACCTCTTTATAATTAAAAGCATCATCAAAGCCGAGTTCATCAACAATGTAAGCGACTTTTTCATCAGTCCCCGCGGAACCGACAACCCGGCATCCCTTGGTTTTTGCGATCTGCCCGACGACGGAACCGACGGCACCAGCGGCACCAGAAACAAATACGGTCTCCCGTTCTTGAAGCTTCCCAACCACAAGCAAGCCGAAGTAGGCTGTTAGACCGGGCATACCGAGAATCCCGGCACCGGTTGAGATAGGTGCGATTGTCGGATCAATTTTCCGCAGTCCATTACCAGCAGCGACACCGTATTCCTGCCATCCGA includes these proteins:
- a CDS encoding NADP-dependent oxidoreductase, which translates into the protein MNRQITLASRPAGYPKESDFNLVEVPIPTPEDGEVLVKTLYLSVDPYMRGRINAAKSYAANVEIDEVMVGSVIAQVVASKHPNFEAGDIVNAGIGWQEYGVAAGNGLRKIDPTIAPISTGAGILGMPGLTAYFGLLVVGKLQERETVFVSGAAGAVGSVVGQIAKTKGCRVVGSAGTDEKVAYIVDELGFDDAFNYKEVDDYHEELQRLLPDGIDVYFDNVGGAITDAVFPNLRIKGRVVICGQISQYNLEKPETGPRFLWNMITKRARIEGFLVSEYADRHAEALVEMSEWLRQGKLKYRETIEEGGIENAPAAFISMLKGGNIGKQLVKIADF